The Populus alba chromosome 4, ASM523922v2, whole genome shotgun sequence genome contains a region encoding:
- the LOC118030289 gene encoding uncharacterized protein isoform X2 — protein sequence MEGSKSLIQMVFSWSVQDVLNQNLYKDKVRKIPEMFPSVTHYRSSFILPLLEETRSDLCSSIMTVSSAPVCEILYIEKSGDYKEPNDLIYDVGVNKMNDVENGKELYVPENGDLLVLAEVWPKCIGDLSWFNESYKIALVQRKKRFEHEDYDEIQILSSKPIKEQDMQQHTEKKTRFAVFLTNMKTNVRIWKALSLLGEGNMNIIQQVLQTDSSVVENCANCFIREKHNVDASTLGAYIRSFDLNASQEEAVLSCICARECHHRNSVKLIWGPPGTGKTKTIGALLFAFFKRKCRTLTCAPTNVAVLEVTTRLLNLVIPKLEYQTYGLGDIILFGNGERMKICNHDHLLDVFLDCRAHILSNCFAPSSGWNYHLRLMICLLEDPGKLYHEYLQELANRKKGKNFKAQEKGILRNEKIQNNKEKQDDVNSKKSRNQNNNVFWRKVILQTLEESKKTWKEKSCCRKESRLKHNTKVNMVHFSQDHEIEGLTFEEFVNCKFNYCKDQMRMHVVIMHTHLPSSVISPRVVKMMIEFLEFLELLDSLLQAADEGLSHAFSQSMDEPYGIGFSKQPKLEEAREHCLQKLKLLHSKFTLPDIFGESKIKHFCLENARLIFCTASSSAKLYAEDMLRSSLEVLIIDEAAQLKECESTIPLQFPGLRHAILVGDECQLPAMVQSKISEKAEFGRSLFLRLAQLGHKKHLLNVQYRMHPSISLFPNVEFYGKQILDAPLVKERSYEKCFLQGKMYGSYSFINVDYGLEEVDDRHSRKNVVEVAVVSEIVAKLFEESVSRKETLSVGVISPYSAQVSAIQEKLGKTLSRGSGNGFSVSVRSVDGFQGGEEDIIVISTVRCDLMGLVGFLKSPQRTNVALTRARYCLWIVGNGVTLGNSDSVWERMVIDAKTRGFFYNADEDERLAQAIIAALVEVGKTDQFPNAHSVLFKSARWKVSFHDGFSKFVARTKTMEICKEVISMLRKLLSGWRQPHKGRDPNFTNGVSSQLLEQYKINGSLYLVWTVDIVEENACIFQVLKVWDLLHLSEIPNLAKLVDIFYGKYTGDQINRCKLRHFEGSKVGVLSTLSMVC from the exons atGGAGGGGAGTAAAAGCTTGATACAGATGGTCTTTTCTTGGTCTGTTCAAGATGTTCTTAACCAAAACCTCTATAAAGACAAG GTGAGGAAAATCCCAGAGATGTTCCCGTCAGTGACTCATTATAGGAGCTCATTTATTCTCCCACTTCTCGAGGAAACTCGTTCTGATTTGTGTTCAAGCATTATGACAGTGTCATCAGCACCAGTGTGTGAAATATTGTACATTGAGAAGTCAGGGGATTACAAGGAGCCCAATGATTTGATATATGATGTTGGAGTGAATAAAATGAATGATGTAGAGAATGGGAAGGAATTGTACGTTCCCGAGAATGGAGATCTCCTTGTTTTGGCAGAGGTATGGCCGAAATGCATTGGTGATTTGAGCTGGTTTAATGAATCATATAAGATTGCTTTagttcaaaggaaaaaaagatttgaacaTGAAGATTATGATGagattcaaattttatcatcGAAGCCCATCAAAGAGCAAGACATGCAGCAACATACTGAGAAAAAGACTCGTTTTGCTGTTTTTCTGACaaacatgaaaacaaatgtTCGAATATGGAAGGCACTGTCCTTGCTAGGAGAAGGGAACATGAACATCATTCAACAAGTGCTGCAAACTGATTCCTCT GTGGTAGAGAATTGTGCCAACTGTTTCATTAGAGAAAAGCACAACGTTGATGCATCAACTTTAGGTGCATATATTCGCTCCTTTGATCTAAATGCTTCCCAAGAAGAAGCAGTTTTATCTTGTATATGTGCGAGGGAATGTCATCATCGGAATTCAGTCAAACTAATATGGGGTCCTCCTGGGACAGGAAAAACAAAGACTATTGGTGCattattatttgcattttttaaaaggaaatgcAGAACCCTTACCTGTGCCCCAACCAATGTGGCAGTGTTAGAAGTTACAACACGGCTTCTGAATTTGGTAATTCCAAAGCTTGAATATCAGACTTATGGTCTAggagatattattttatttgggaaTGGTGAGCGGATGAAGATTTGTAACCATGATCACCTTCTTGATGTATTTCTTGACTGTCGAGCTCATATACTTTCCAATTGTTTTGCACCTTCATCTGGATGGAATTATCATTTAAGATTGATGATATGCTTGCTTGAAGATCCTGGCAAGCTTTACCATGAGTACTTGCAAGAACTAGCCAACAGAAAGAAAGGCAAAAATTTCAAAGCACAAGAGAAGGGAATTCTTAGAAATGAGAagattcaaaacaacaaagaaaaacaggATGATGTCAACTCTAAAAAGTCCAGAAACCAAAATAACAATGTTTTTTGGAGGAAAGTTATTTTACAAACCTTAGAAGAAAGCAAGAAGACATGGAAGGAGAAATCTTGTTGTAGGAAGGAAAGCCGCTTGAAGCACAACACAAAAGTGAACATGGTTCATTTTTCTCAAGATCATGAGATCGAAGGATTGACATTTGAGGAGTTTGTAAACTGTAAATTTAATTACTGCAAAGATCAGATGCGGATGCATGTTGTAATCATGCATACTCACTTGCCATCTTCTGTCATTTCTCCAAGAGTGGTAAAAATGATGATTGAATTTCTCGAGTTTCTTGAACTGCTTGATTCCTTGTTACAAGCTGCTGATGAAGGGTTAAGTCATGCCTTCAGTCAATCTATGGATGAACCTTATGGAATTGGCTTTTCTAAGCAGCCCAAGCTGGAAGAGGCTAGAGAACATTGCCTTCAGAAACTCAAATTGCTCCACAGTAAATTTACTCTTCCAGACATTTTTGGGGAGTCTAAAATCAAACATTTCTGTCTAGAAAATGCTCGTTTGATATTTTGCACTGCTTCAAGCTCTGCTAAGTTGTATGCAGAGGATATGTTACGGTCGAGTCTGGAAGTGTTGATTATAGATGAAGCTGCCCAACTGAAAGAGTGTGAATCAACTATCCCTTTACAATTTCCCGGTCTGCGTCATGCTATCCTCGTAGGGGATGAGTGCCAGTTGCCTGCAATGGTTCAAAGCAAG ATTTCTGAGAAAGCTGAATTTGGAAGAAGTTTATTCCTAAGACTGGCACAATTGGGACACAAAAAACACCTTCTGAATGTTCAGTATAGAATGCATCCATCAATAAGCTTGTTTCCAAATGTAGAGTTCTATGGAAAGCAGATTCTTGATGCTCCACTTGTTAAAGAAAGAAGCTATGAGAAGTGTTTCCTTCAAGGAAAAATGTATGGCAGTTATTCTTTCATAAACGTAGACTATGGACTTGAAGAGGTTGATGATAGGCACAGCCGAAAAAATGTGGTAGAGGTAGCTGTGGTCTCTGAAATAGTTGCAAAACTCTTTGAAG AATCAGTTTCAAGGAAAGAGACATTAAGCGTTGGTGTTATATCACCTTACAGTGCTCAAGTGTCTGCCATTCAAGAGAAACTTGGAAAGACATTAAGTAGGGGTTCTGGCAATGGTTTTTCTGTCAGTGTGCGTTCTGTTGATGGGTTTCAAGGTGGCGAGGAAGATATCATAGTAATCTCCACTGTCAGATGTGATTTGATGGGTTTGGTGGGGTTCCTTAAAAGTCCCCAGAGAACAAATGTGGCTTTGACTCGTGCAAG GTATTGCCTTTGGATAGTGGGAAATGGAGTAACTTTAGGTAATAGTGATTCTGTCTGGGAGAGAATGGTCATTGATGCCAAGACTCGGGGATTTTTTTACAATGCTGATGAGGATGAGAGGTTGGCTCAGGCTATCATTGCTGCACTGGTTGAGGTTGGCAAAACTGATCAATTTCCTAATGCACATTCGGTCCTCTTTAAAAGTGCCAGGTGGAAG GTTTCCTTTCATGACGGTTTCTCCAAATTTGTTGCGAGAACTAAAACCATGGAGATTTGTAAGGAAGTTATTTCAATGTTAAGGAAGCTTTTAAGCGGTTGGCGTCAGCCTCATAAAGGGAGAGATCCTAATTTCACCAATGGGGTTTCTTCTCAACTGTTGGAGCAATATAAGATTAACGGATCACTCTATCTTGTCTGGACTGTAGACATTGTAGAGGAAAATGCATGCATTTTCCAGGTTCTGAAGGTTTGGGATCTATTACATTTGTCTGAGATACCGAATTTAGCAAAGCTTGTTGACATCTTCTATGGAAAATATACAGGGGATCAAATTAATCGATGCAAGCTAAGGCACTTTGAAGG GTCGAAAGTAGGTGTTCTGTCAACATTGAGCATGGTATGCTGA
- the LOC118030289 gene encoding uncharacterized protein isoform X1: MEGSKSLIQMVFSWSVQDVLNQNLYKDKVRKIPEMFPSVTHYRSSFILPLLEETRSDLCSSIMTVSSAPVCEILYIEKSGDYKEPNDLIYDVGVNKMNDVENGKELYVPENGDLLVLAEVWPKCIGDLSWFNESYKIALVQRKKRFEHEDYDEIQILSSKPIKEQDMQQHTEKKTRFAVFLTNMKTNVRIWKALSLLGEGNMNIIQQVLQTDSSVVENCANCFIREKHNVDASTLGAYIRSFDLNASQEEAVLSCICARECHHRNSVKLIWGPPGTGKTKTIGALLFAFFKRKCRTLTCAPTNVAVLEVTTRLLNLVIPKLEYQTYGLGDIILFGNGERMKICNHDHLLDVFLDCRAHILSNCFAPSSGWNYHLRLMICLLEDPGKLYHEYLQELANRKKGKNFKAQEKGILRNEKIQNNKEKQDDVNSKKSRNQNNNVFWRKVILQTLEESKKTWKEKSCCRKESRLKHNTKVNMVHFSQDHEIEGLTFEEFVNCKFNYCKDQMRMHVVIMHTHLPSSVISPRVVKMMIEFLEFLELLDSLLQAADEGLSHAFSQSMDEPYGIGFSKQPKLEEAREHCLQKLKLLHSKFTLPDIFGESKIKHFCLENARLIFCTASSSAKLYAEDMLRSSLEVLIIDEAAQLKECESTIPLQFPGLRHAILVGDECQLPAMVQSKISEKAEFGRSLFLRLAQLGHKKHLLNVQYRMHPSISLFPNVEFYGKQILDAPLVKERSYEKCFLQGKMYGSYSFINVDYGLEEVDDRHSRKNVVEVAVVSEIVAKLFEESVSRKETLSVGVISPYSAQVSAIQEKLGKTLSRGSGNGFSVSVRSVDGFQGGEEDIIVISTVRCDLMGLVGFLKSPQRTNVALTRARYCLWIVGNGVTLGNSDSVWERMVIDAKTRGFFYNADEDERLAQAIIAALVEVGKTDQFPNAHSVLFKSARWKVSFHDGFSKFVARTKTMEICKEVISMLRKLLSGWRQPHKGRDPNFTNGVSSQLLEQYKINGSLYLVWTVDIVEENACIFQVLKVWDLLHLSEIPNLAKLVDIFYGKYTGDQINRCKLRHFEGNLQVPMTWPVHSNEHPKDDPVEFLSIQFASLSLLD; this comes from the exons atGGAGGGGAGTAAAAGCTTGATACAGATGGTCTTTTCTTGGTCTGTTCAAGATGTTCTTAACCAAAACCTCTATAAAGACAAG GTGAGGAAAATCCCAGAGATGTTCCCGTCAGTGACTCATTATAGGAGCTCATTTATTCTCCCACTTCTCGAGGAAACTCGTTCTGATTTGTGTTCAAGCATTATGACAGTGTCATCAGCACCAGTGTGTGAAATATTGTACATTGAGAAGTCAGGGGATTACAAGGAGCCCAATGATTTGATATATGATGTTGGAGTGAATAAAATGAATGATGTAGAGAATGGGAAGGAATTGTACGTTCCCGAGAATGGAGATCTCCTTGTTTTGGCAGAGGTATGGCCGAAATGCATTGGTGATTTGAGCTGGTTTAATGAATCATATAAGATTGCTTTagttcaaaggaaaaaaagatttgaacaTGAAGATTATGATGagattcaaattttatcatcGAAGCCCATCAAAGAGCAAGACATGCAGCAACATACTGAGAAAAAGACTCGTTTTGCTGTTTTTCTGACaaacatgaaaacaaatgtTCGAATATGGAAGGCACTGTCCTTGCTAGGAGAAGGGAACATGAACATCATTCAACAAGTGCTGCAAACTGATTCCTCT GTGGTAGAGAATTGTGCCAACTGTTTCATTAGAGAAAAGCACAACGTTGATGCATCAACTTTAGGTGCATATATTCGCTCCTTTGATCTAAATGCTTCCCAAGAAGAAGCAGTTTTATCTTGTATATGTGCGAGGGAATGTCATCATCGGAATTCAGTCAAACTAATATGGGGTCCTCCTGGGACAGGAAAAACAAAGACTATTGGTGCattattatttgcattttttaaaaggaaatgcAGAACCCTTACCTGTGCCCCAACCAATGTGGCAGTGTTAGAAGTTACAACACGGCTTCTGAATTTGGTAATTCCAAAGCTTGAATATCAGACTTATGGTCTAggagatattattttatttgggaaTGGTGAGCGGATGAAGATTTGTAACCATGATCACCTTCTTGATGTATTTCTTGACTGTCGAGCTCATATACTTTCCAATTGTTTTGCACCTTCATCTGGATGGAATTATCATTTAAGATTGATGATATGCTTGCTTGAAGATCCTGGCAAGCTTTACCATGAGTACTTGCAAGAACTAGCCAACAGAAAGAAAGGCAAAAATTTCAAAGCACAAGAGAAGGGAATTCTTAGAAATGAGAagattcaaaacaacaaagaaaaacaggATGATGTCAACTCTAAAAAGTCCAGAAACCAAAATAACAATGTTTTTTGGAGGAAAGTTATTTTACAAACCTTAGAAGAAAGCAAGAAGACATGGAAGGAGAAATCTTGTTGTAGGAAGGAAAGCCGCTTGAAGCACAACACAAAAGTGAACATGGTTCATTTTTCTCAAGATCATGAGATCGAAGGATTGACATTTGAGGAGTTTGTAAACTGTAAATTTAATTACTGCAAAGATCAGATGCGGATGCATGTTGTAATCATGCATACTCACTTGCCATCTTCTGTCATTTCTCCAAGAGTGGTAAAAATGATGATTGAATTTCTCGAGTTTCTTGAACTGCTTGATTCCTTGTTACAAGCTGCTGATGAAGGGTTAAGTCATGCCTTCAGTCAATCTATGGATGAACCTTATGGAATTGGCTTTTCTAAGCAGCCCAAGCTGGAAGAGGCTAGAGAACATTGCCTTCAGAAACTCAAATTGCTCCACAGTAAATTTACTCTTCCAGACATTTTTGGGGAGTCTAAAATCAAACATTTCTGTCTAGAAAATGCTCGTTTGATATTTTGCACTGCTTCAAGCTCTGCTAAGTTGTATGCAGAGGATATGTTACGGTCGAGTCTGGAAGTGTTGATTATAGATGAAGCTGCCCAACTGAAAGAGTGTGAATCAACTATCCCTTTACAATTTCCCGGTCTGCGTCATGCTATCCTCGTAGGGGATGAGTGCCAGTTGCCTGCAATGGTTCAAAGCAAG ATTTCTGAGAAAGCTGAATTTGGAAGAAGTTTATTCCTAAGACTGGCACAATTGGGACACAAAAAACACCTTCTGAATGTTCAGTATAGAATGCATCCATCAATAAGCTTGTTTCCAAATGTAGAGTTCTATGGAAAGCAGATTCTTGATGCTCCACTTGTTAAAGAAAGAAGCTATGAGAAGTGTTTCCTTCAAGGAAAAATGTATGGCAGTTATTCTTTCATAAACGTAGACTATGGACTTGAAGAGGTTGATGATAGGCACAGCCGAAAAAATGTGGTAGAGGTAGCTGTGGTCTCTGAAATAGTTGCAAAACTCTTTGAAG AATCAGTTTCAAGGAAAGAGACATTAAGCGTTGGTGTTATATCACCTTACAGTGCTCAAGTGTCTGCCATTCAAGAGAAACTTGGAAAGACATTAAGTAGGGGTTCTGGCAATGGTTTTTCTGTCAGTGTGCGTTCTGTTGATGGGTTTCAAGGTGGCGAGGAAGATATCATAGTAATCTCCACTGTCAGATGTGATTTGATGGGTTTGGTGGGGTTCCTTAAAAGTCCCCAGAGAACAAATGTGGCTTTGACTCGTGCAAG GTATTGCCTTTGGATAGTGGGAAATGGAGTAACTTTAGGTAATAGTGATTCTGTCTGGGAGAGAATGGTCATTGATGCCAAGACTCGGGGATTTTTTTACAATGCTGATGAGGATGAGAGGTTGGCTCAGGCTATCATTGCTGCACTGGTTGAGGTTGGCAAAACTGATCAATTTCCTAATGCACATTCGGTCCTCTTTAAAAGTGCCAGGTGGAAG GTTTCCTTTCATGACGGTTTCTCCAAATTTGTTGCGAGAACTAAAACCATGGAGATTTGTAAGGAAGTTATTTCAATGTTAAGGAAGCTTTTAAGCGGTTGGCGTCAGCCTCATAAAGGGAGAGATCCTAATTTCACCAATGGGGTTTCTTCTCAACTGTTGGAGCAATATAAGATTAACGGATCACTCTATCTTGTCTGGACTGTAGACATTGTAGAGGAAAATGCATGCATTTTCCAGGTTCTGAAGGTTTGGGATCTATTACATTTGTCTGAGATACCGAATTTAGCAAAGCTTGTTGACATCTTCTATGGAAAATATACAGGGGATCAAATTAATCGATGCAAGCTAAGGCACTTTGAAGG GAACTTGCAGGTTCCGATGACCTGGCCTGTTCATTCTAATGAACACCCTAAAGATGATCCTGTGGAGTTTTTGTCTATCCAGTTTGCTTCACTCAGTTTACTGGATTAA
- the LOC118030289 gene encoding uncharacterized protein isoform X3 — protein MEGSKSLIQMVFSWSVQDVLNQNLYKDKVRKIPEMFPSVTHYRSSFILPLLEETRSDLCSSIMTVSSAPVCEILYIEKSGDYKEPNDLIYDVGVNKMNDVENGKELYVPENGDLLVLAEVWPKCIGDLSWFNESYKIALVQRKKRFEHEDYDEIQILSSKPIKEQDMQQHTEKKTRFAVFLTNMKTNVRIWKALSLLGEGNMNIIQQVLQTDSSVVENCANCFIREKHNVDASTLGAYIRSFDLNASQEEAVLSCICARECHHRNSVKLIWGPPGTGKTKTIGALLFAFFKRKCRTLTCAPTNVAVLEVTTRLLNLVIPKLEYQTYGLGDIILFGNGERMKICNHDHLLDVFLDCRAHILSNCFAPSSGWNYHLRLMICLLEDPGKLYHEYLQELANRKKGKNFKAQEKGILRNEKIQNNKEKQDDVNSKKSRNQNNNVFWRKVILQTLEESKKTWKEKSCCRKESRLKHNTKVNMVHFSQDHEIEGLTFEEFVNCKFNYCKDQMRMHVVIMHTHLPSSVISPRVVKMMIEFLEFLELLDSLLQAADEGLSHAFSQSMDEPYGIGFSKQPKLEEAREHCLQKLKLLHSKFTLPDIFGESKIKHFCLENARLIFCTASSSAKLYAEDMLRSSLEVLIIDEAAQLKECESTIPLQFPGLRHAILVGDECQLPAMVQSKISEKAEFGRSLFLRLAQLGHKKHLLNVQYRMHPSISLFPNVEFYGKQILDAPLVKERSYEKCFLQGKMYGSYSFINVDYGLEEVDDRHSRKNVVEVAVVSEIVAKLFEESVSRKETLSVGVISPYSAQVSAIQEKLGKTLSRGSGNGFSVSVRSVDGFQGGEEDIIVISTVRCDLMGLVGFLKSPQRTNVALTRARYCLWIVGNGVTLGNSDSVWERMVIDAKTRGFFYNADEDERLAQAIIAALVEVGKTDQFPNAHSVLFKSARWKVSFHDGFSKFVARTKTMEICKEVISMLRKLLSGWRQPHKGRDPNFTNGVSSQLLEQYKINGSLYLVWTVDIVEENACIFQVLKVWDLLHLSEIPNLAKLVDIFYGKYTGDQINRCKLRHFEGFR, from the exons atGGAGGGGAGTAAAAGCTTGATACAGATGGTCTTTTCTTGGTCTGTTCAAGATGTTCTTAACCAAAACCTCTATAAAGACAAG GTGAGGAAAATCCCAGAGATGTTCCCGTCAGTGACTCATTATAGGAGCTCATTTATTCTCCCACTTCTCGAGGAAACTCGTTCTGATTTGTGTTCAAGCATTATGACAGTGTCATCAGCACCAGTGTGTGAAATATTGTACATTGAGAAGTCAGGGGATTACAAGGAGCCCAATGATTTGATATATGATGTTGGAGTGAATAAAATGAATGATGTAGAGAATGGGAAGGAATTGTACGTTCCCGAGAATGGAGATCTCCTTGTTTTGGCAGAGGTATGGCCGAAATGCATTGGTGATTTGAGCTGGTTTAATGAATCATATAAGATTGCTTTagttcaaaggaaaaaaagatttgaacaTGAAGATTATGATGagattcaaattttatcatcGAAGCCCATCAAAGAGCAAGACATGCAGCAACATACTGAGAAAAAGACTCGTTTTGCTGTTTTTCTGACaaacatgaaaacaaatgtTCGAATATGGAAGGCACTGTCCTTGCTAGGAGAAGGGAACATGAACATCATTCAACAAGTGCTGCAAACTGATTCCTCT GTGGTAGAGAATTGTGCCAACTGTTTCATTAGAGAAAAGCACAACGTTGATGCATCAACTTTAGGTGCATATATTCGCTCCTTTGATCTAAATGCTTCCCAAGAAGAAGCAGTTTTATCTTGTATATGTGCGAGGGAATGTCATCATCGGAATTCAGTCAAACTAATATGGGGTCCTCCTGGGACAGGAAAAACAAAGACTATTGGTGCattattatttgcattttttaaaaggaaatgcAGAACCCTTACCTGTGCCCCAACCAATGTGGCAGTGTTAGAAGTTACAACACGGCTTCTGAATTTGGTAATTCCAAAGCTTGAATATCAGACTTATGGTCTAggagatattattttatttgggaaTGGTGAGCGGATGAAGATTTGTAACCATGATCACCTTCTTGATGTATTTCTTGACTGTCGAGCTCATATACTTTCCAATTGTTTTGCACCTTCATCTGGATGGAATTATCATTTAAGATTGATGATATGCTTGCTTGAAGATCCTGGCAAGCTTTACCATGAGTACTTGCAAGAACTAGCCAACAGAAAGAAAGGCAAAAATTTCAAAGCACAAGAGAAGGGAATTCTTAGAAATGAGAagattcaaaacaacaaagaaaaacaggATGATGTCAACTCTAAAAAGTCCAGAAACCAAAATAACAATGTTTTTTGGAGGAAAGTTATTTTACAAACCTTAGAAGAAAGCAAGAAGACATGGAAGGAGAAATCTTGTTGTAGGAAGGAAAGCCGCTTGAAGCACAACACAAAAGTGAACATGGTTCATTTTTCTCAAGATCATGAGATCGAAGGATTGACATTTGAGGAGTTTGTAAACTGTAAATTTAATTACTGCAAAGATCAGATGCGGATGCATGTTGTAATCATGCATACTCACTTGCCATCTTCTGTCATTTCTCCAAGAGTGGTAAAAATGATGATTGAATTTCTCGAGTTTCTTGAACTGCTTGATTCCTTGTTACAAGCTGCTGATGAAGGGTTAAGTCATGCCTTCAGTCAATCTATGGATGAACCTTATGGAATTGGCTTTTCTAAGCAGCCCAAGCTGGAAGAGGCTAGAGAACATTGCCTTCAGAAACTCAAATTGCTCCACAGTAAATTTACTCTTCCAGACATTTTTGGGGAGTCTAAAATCAAACATTTCTGTCTAGAAAATGCTCGTTTGATATTTTGCACTGCTTCAAGCTCTGCTAAGTTGTATGCAGAGGATATGTTACGGTCGAGTCTGGAAGTGTTGATTATAGATGAAGCTGCCCAACTGAAAGAGTGTGAATCAACTATCCCTTTACAATTTCCCGGTCTGCGTCATGCTATCCTCGTAGGGGATGAGTGCCAGTTGCCTGCAATGGTTCAAAGCAAG ATTTCTGAGAAAGCTGAATTTGGAAGAAGTTTATTCCTAAGACTGGCACAATTGGGACACAAAAAACACCTTCTGAATGTTCAGTATAGAATGCATCCATCAATAAGCTTGTTTCCAAATGTAGAGTTCTATGGAAAGCAGATTCTTGATGCTCCACTTGTTAAAGAAAGAAGCTATGAGAAGTGTTTCCTTCAAGGAAAAATGTATGGCAGTTATTCTTTCATAAACGTAGACTATGGACTTGAAGAGGTTGATGATAGGCACAGCCGAAAAAATGTGGTAGAGGTAGCTGTGGTCTCTGAAATAGTTGCAAAACTCTTTGAAG AATCAGTTTCAAGGAAAGAGACATTAAGCGTTGGTGTTATATCACCTTACAGTGCTCAAGTGTCTGCCATTCAAGAGAAACTTGGAAAGACATTAAGTAGGGGTTCTGGCAATGGTTTTTCTGTCAGTGTGCGTTCTGTTGATGGGTTTCAAGGTGGCGAGGAAGATATCATAGTAATCTCCACTGTCAGATGTGATTTGATGGGTTTGGTGGGGTTCCTTAAAAGTCCCCAGAGAACAAATGTGGCTTTGACTCGTGCAAG GTATTGCCTTTGGATAGTGGGAAATGGAGTAACTTTAGGTAATAGTGATTCTGTCTGGGAGAGAATGGTCATTGATGCCAAGACTCGGGGATTTTTTTACAATGCTGATGAGGATGAGAGGTTGGCTCAGGCTATCATTGCTGCACTGGTTGAGGTTGGCAAAACTGATCAATTTCCTAATGCACATTCGGTCCTCTTTAAAAGTGCCAGGTGGAAG GTTTCCTTTCATGACGGTTTCTCCAAATTTGTTGCGAGAACTAAAACCATGGAGATTTGTAAGGAAGTTATTTCAATGTTAAGGAAGCTTTTAAGCGGTTGGCGTCAGCCTCATAAAGGGAGAGATCCTAATTTCACCAATGGGGTTTCTTCTCAACTGTTGGAGCAATATAAGATTAACGGATCACTCTATCTTGTCTGGACTGTAGACATTGTAGAGGAAAATGCATGCATTTTCCAGGTTCTGAAGGTTTGGGATCTATTACATTTGTCTGAGATACCGAATTTAGCAAAGCTTGTTGACATCTTCTATGGAAAATATACAGGGGATCAAATTAATCGATGCAAGCTAAGGCACTTTGAAGG GTTCCGATGA